From a single Actinomyces viscosus genomic region:
- a CDS encoding CPBP family glutamic-type intramembrane protease: MACTPRPSGAAAASSAIRLVIFSIVALSSGWIGLLVNNARGDPHSMASLGSLIWIMTPLLTGAVMALSDPSLRRSYAASWLPGRLRAYGVALAVFPLSFALTIAIGWAAGWLTPAGLGAFGGAVAAGLPGIVLKNVAEEGAWRGYLTPALIGRQLPDPWVWLIVGMIWSLWHLPYYFWFLDEALLRSVLDVPPMVGIIPNAIVLAAGLGLWARRTGRLRRRPR, from the coding sequence ATGGCATGCACACCTCGCCCCAGCGGCGCCGCTGCCGCAAGCTCCGCCATCCGTCTCGTCATTTTCAGCATCGTCGCTCTCAGCTCCGGCTGGATCGGACTCCTCGTCAACAACGCCCGCGGCGACCCCCACTCCATGGCCTCACTGGGTAGCCTCATCTGGATCATGACGCCGCTCCTGACCGGTGCCGTCATGGCTCTGAGCGACCCGTCGCTGCGCCGTTCCTACGCCGCTTCGTGGCTACCGGGCAGGCTGCGGGCCTATGGCGTGGCACTCGCCGTCTTCCCGCTGTCCTTCGCCCTCACCATCGCCATCGGTTGGGCCGCGGGATGGCTGACCCCCGCCGGACTAGGAGCATTCGGAGGCGCGGTGGCCGCAGGCTTGCCGGGGATCGTGCTCAAGAACGTCGCTGAGGAGGGCGCCTGGCGCGGCTACCTGACGCCCGCGCTCATTGGCCGACAGCTGCCCGACCCCTGGGTCTGGCTCATCGTCGGAATGATCTGGAGCCTGTGGCACCTCCCCTACTACTTCTGGTTCCTGGACGAGGCGCTCCTCCGCTCGGTCTTAGACGTCCCCCCGATGGTGGGCATCATTCCCAACGCCATCGTCCTGGCGGCGGGCCTGGGGTTGTGGGCCCGCCGCACCGGCCGGCTCCGCCGTCGGCCTCGGTGA
- a CDS encoding PadR family transcriptional regulator: MRLRHAILGLLSHAPQSGYDLNRAFNSSIVYFWYADQSQVYRTLDRLEADGAISTQVIPQSGRPDRRVHSLTESGRAELDAWLASPLEPQTDKDPLLARVFFAARLGHEKVDEILTEAEERFRDELEALEAIDIDVVDLDTAMKAAVLRFGIDGTKTQLEWVARTRRAVAADAARTRPDSPEKDETADGESR, translated from the coding sequence ATGAGACTCAGACATGCCATCCTCGGGCTGCTGTCCCATGCCCCGCAGAGCGGCTACGACCTCAACCGGGCGTTCAACAGCTCGATCGTCTACTTCTGGTACGCCGACCAGTCCCAGGTCTATCGCACCCTCGACCGCCTTGAGGCCGATGGCGCAATATCGACACAGGTCATTCCTCAGAGCGGGCGACCGGATCGACGAGTGCACAGCCTGACGGAGTCGGGCCGCGCCGAGCTCGATGCCTGGCTGGCGAGCCCGCTCGAGCCCCAAACGGATAAGGATCCTCTGCTGGCGCGCGTCTTCTTCGCCGCCCGCCTGGGCCATGAGAAGGTCGATGAGATCCTCACCGAGGCCGAGGAGAGGTTCCGCGATGAACTTGAGGCCCTGGAGGCGATCGACATCGACGTGGTGGATCTCGACACCGCCATGAAGGCCGCAGTCCTCCGTTTCGGGATCGACGGCACGAAGACCCAACTGGAGTGGGTCGCCCGGACCCGGCGGGCCGTTGCCGCCGACGCCGCCAGGACGCGACCTGATAGCCCTGAGAAGGACGAAACCGCTGATGGGGAGTCCCGCTGA
- a CDS encoding DEAD/DEAH box helicase encodes MTHSSSTAPGTSDDAQGSESSGPLSLDALFSAELSGGQAAQETVAAPHHSDDAASSPEDFATPASSDSPEDPEDVDHEDEADDVDRDRPEADPEDEVDDSDEDDGVDVDEDEVDGHTPFIDSDADSGDRQQDDREGTTTPKDKHQAPEDRQDDEITFADLGLPGDLLKAVTDMGFVTPTAIQKEAIPVLLAGRDVVGVAQTGTGKTAAFGLPLLDAVDSRDSVVQALVLAPTRELALQSAEAITDMAARSRGLDVVAVYGGAPYGPQIGALKGGAQVVVGTPGRVIDLIDKGALQLDDVRYFVLDEADEMLRMGFAEDVETIAESLPTERRTALFSATMPPAIQAVARQHLHEPVQVEVSRPASTVATVHQTYAVVPFRHKIGAVSRVLAVTDAEAAIVFVRTKSTAEDVAIELAGRGIQAAAISGDVPQRERERLVERLRAGTLDVLVATDVAARGLDVDRIGLVVNFDVPREAEAYVHRIGRTGRAGRHGEAVTFLTPKEKGKLRQIERLTGSRLEEITLPSPADVSEHRARKLLSKAAARHERGRLDMYLPLVSSSARELDIDVEELAATLLALAVGDEGPRRREDRDRGERPQRARREENLDSEGTFLSASFEGGREKNRRSDRGDRGEGRRSAARSGRREHEGPGTVYRIEVGHRDRVLPGAIVGALANEGGIEGSDIGKIDILQSFSLVTIYADLSPEQLSVMGRATFAGRELRIRPDEGPGHGWSGPNGGERRPKRRDWEDRGERGERSGRSDRGFRPRHDDRRDDGDRGWRDRDGRGGRGGYDRSDRGDRRDNRRWDDRRGDRDGFRGRREDRGDRGNSRGYGDRNQNRFGGNRGDHRGGFRGGRGDR; translated from the coding sequence ATGACTCACTCCAGCAGTACTGCACCCGGTACCTCAGACGACGCTCAGGGCAGCGAGAGCAGCGGTCCGCTCAGCCTCGACGCCCTCTTCTCCGCCGAGCTCTCCGGCGGTCAGGCGGCCCAGGAGACTGTCGCCGCGCCGCACCACTCCGACGACGCCGCATCCTCTCCCGAGGACTTCGCCACCCCCGCCTCCTCAGACTCCCCGGAGGACCCTGAGGACGTCGACCACGAGGACGAGGCCGACGACGTCGACCGGGACCGCCCCGAGGCCGACCCGGAGGACGAGGTTGACGACTCCGATGAGGACGACGGTGTCGACGTCGATGAGGACGAGGTTGACGGTCACACCCCCTTCATCGACTCCGACGCTGACTCCGGTGACCGCCAGCAGGACGACCGCGAGGGCACCACCACGCCGAAGGACAAGCACCAGGCGCCAGAGGACCGGCAGGACGACGAGATCACCTTCGCCGACCTGGGACTTCCCGGTGACCTGCTCAAGGCCGTCACCGACATGGGCTTCGTGACCCCGACCGCCATCCAGAAGGAGGCGATCCCGGTCTTGCTCGCCGGCCGTGACGTCGTCGGCGTCGCCCAGACCGGAACCGGTAAGACGGCGGCCTTCGGGCTGCCGCTCCTGGACGCCGTCGACTCGCGCGACAGCGTGGTCCAGGCCCTTGTCCTGGCCCCCACCCGCGAGCTCGCCCTCCAGAGCGCCGAGGCCATCACCGATATGGCCGCCCGCTCCCGGGGCCTGGACGTGGTGGCCGTCTACGGGGGCGCCCCCTACGGCCCCCAGATCGGTGCGCTCAAGGGCGGCGCCCAGGTCGTTGTCGGTACCCCCGGACGCGTCATCGACCTCATCGACAAGGGCGCTCTTCAGCTCGATGACGTGCGCTACTTCGTCCTGGACGAGGCCGATGAGATGCTGCGCATGGGCTTCGCCGAGGACGTCGAGACGATCGCGGAGTCTCTTCCCACCGAGCGTCGCACCGCCCTGTTCTCCGCGACGATGCCTCCGGCCATCCAGGCCGTGGCGCGTCAGCACCTTCACGAGCCCGTCCAGGTCGAGGTCTCGCGGCCGGCGTCCACCGTCGCCACCGTGCACCAGACCTACGCGGTGGTTCCCTTCCGCCACAAGATCGGCGCCGTCTCCCGCGTCCTGGCCGTCACCGACGCCGAGGCCGCCATCGTCTTCGTGCGAACCAAGTCCACGGCCGAGGACGTGGCTATCGAGCTGGCCGGCCGAGGCATCCAGGCCGCCGCGATCTCCGGTGACGTCCCCCAGCGTGAGCGCGAGCGCCTGGTCGAGCGTCTACGCGCCGGCACCCTCGACGTGCTGGTGGCAACCGACGTGGCTGCCCGAGGGCTGGACGTGGACCGTATCGGACTGGTCGTCAACTTCGACGTGCCCCGCGAGGCCGAGGCCTACGTGCACCGCATCGGTCGTACAGGGCGCGCCGGCCGCCACGGTGAGGCCGTCACCTTCCTGACTCCCAAGGAGAAGGGCAAGCTCCGCCAGATCGAGCGCCTCACCGGCAGCCGGCTGGAGGAGATCACCCTGCCCTCCCCCGCCGATGTCTCCGAGCACCGGGCGCGCAAGCTGCTGTCCAAGGCCGCTGCCCGCCACGAGCGCGGCCGCCTGGACATGTACCTGCCGCTGGTGAGTAGCTCCGCCCGGGAGCTGGACATCGACGTCGAGGAGCTGGCGGCCACGCTGCTGGCCCTGGCCGTAGGTGATGAGGGACCGCGCAGGCGGGAGGACCGCGACCGCGGCGAGCGTCCCCAGCGTGCGCGCCGGGAGGAGAACCTGGACTCCGAGGGGACCTTCCTGTCGGCCTCCTTCGAGGGCGGACGCGAGAAGAACCGTCGCTCCGACCGTGGGGACCGAGGCGAAGGACGCCGTTCGGCCGCGCGCTCCGGGCGCCGCGAGCACGAGGGTCCCGGGACCGTGTACCGGATCGAGGTGGGCCACCGCGACCGGGTCCTTCCCGGCGCGATCGTTGGCGCCCTGGCCAACGAGGGCGGCATTGAGGGCTCCGACATCGGCAAGATCGATATCCTCCAGTCCTTCTCACTGGTGACGATCTATGCCGACCTGAGCCCCGAGCAGCTCTCCGTCATGGGGCGGGCGACCTTCGCCGGTCGCGAACTGCGGATCCGCCCCGACGAGGGCCCGGGCCACGGCTGGTCCGGCCCCAACGGCGGGGAGCGTCGCCCCAAGCGGCGCGACTGGGAGGACCGCGGTGAGCGCGGCGAGAGGTCGGGACGGTCGGACCGCGGATTCCGGCCCCGCCATGACGACCGCCGCGATGACGGTGACCGTGGTTGGAGGGACCGTGACGGACGCGGTGGCAGAGGCGGCTATGACCGTTCGGATCGCGGCGATCGCCGTGACAACCGCCGGTGGGACGACCGCCGCGGCGACCGCGACGGCTTCCGGGGTCGGCGTGAGGACCGGGGCGACCGTGGAAACAGCCGCGGCTATGGCGACCGTAACCAGAACCGCTTTGGCGGTAACCGGGGTGATCACCGAGGCGGCTTCCGAGGAGGACGCGGCGATCGCTGA
- a CDS encoding ABC transporter ATP-binding protein: MPTGSATVESVPQAPDPTVPRGARVELQGVSHRYPLSRDLDHGWLHFLLRRVSPAARARYEAEAAKPDQLPVLDDIDLTVSPGEFVSLVGPSGCGKSTILRLLAGLEQPVEGSVEVDSKPVTGPSPLRALAFQDATLLPWRTVRDNVALGPEARDRLERDQRRVEAALQVVGLRDFAEAYPSTLSGGMAQRASLARALVNRPRLFLLDEPLGKLDALTRLQLQDEIIKLWESQRFTAILVTHDVDEALRLSNRVIVLSERPAHIVADIEVPAHDDSADEHRELRRRILALLGR; encoded by the coding sequence ATGCCTACCGGTTCCGCAACAGTCGAGAGCGTTCCACAGGCTCCGGACCCGACCGTCCCCCGCGGTGCGCGGGTCGAGCTCCAGGGCGTCTCGCACCGCTACCCCCTGTCCCGCGACCTGGATCATGGCTGGCTCCACTTCCTGCTTCGACGCGTGTCTCCCGCTGCGAGGGCGCGCTATGAGGCCGAGGCGGCCAAGCCGGACCAGCTCCCCGTGCTCGACGACATCGACCTGACAGTCTCCCCCGGTGAGTTCGTCTCCTTGGTCGGGCCCTCCGGCTGCGGCAAGTCAACGATCCTGCGACTGCTGGCCGGGCTGGAGCAACCGGTCGAGGGCAGCGTGGAGGTCGACTCCAAGCCCGTGACCGGCCCGTCACCGCTGCGTGCCCTGGCCTTCCAGGACGCCACGCTCCTTCCCTGGAGGACGGTGCGCGACAACGTCGCCCTGGGCCCCGAGGCGAGAGACCGCCTGGAGCGCGACCAGCGCCGGGTGGAGGCAGCCCTGCAGGTCGTGGGACTACGGGACTTCGCCGAGGCCTACCCCTCCACCCTCTCGGGCGGCATGGCCCAGCGGGCCTCGCTCGCCCGGGCCCTGGTCAACCGGCCCCGGCTGTTCCTCCTGGACGAGCCCCTGGGCAAGCTCGACGCGCTGACCCGCCTCCAGCTCCAGGACGAGATCATCAAGCTCTGGGAGTCCCAGCGCTTCACCGCCATCCTGGTCACCCACGACGTCGACGAGGCCCTGCGCCTGTCCAACCGGGTCATCGTCCTGTCCGAGCGGCCTGCGCACATCGTCGCCGACATCGAGGTGCCCGCTCACGACGATTCGGCCGACGAGCACCGTGAGCTGCGGCGACGGATTCTCGCTCTCCTGGGCCGCTGA
- a CDS encoding ABC transporter permease codes for MPTDVTPTAVTAAHSDDNRRKPGSSPAVRKEPARHRTSPTSLWSTTALLLWLVYLVIVVALPDADLLRRASTTPVLVLAGAWLIALLGWVAAARSLPASSAARSLAHFLPWINAAGVWFIVWQLTTSKLGLLTPPYFAAPEVLIASFAGDWRLLLSCLGASALLFVIGYSVGSLLGFLTGLLMGWSRRADYWLHPLLQTIGPVPAASLLPLALLLLPTTYASAAFIVGFGAWFPMATMTRAGVRSVRRDYIDMARTLGADELFLIRRVAVPSALPDMLTGLFTGLGTSLAALMTAELTGVDKGLAWYINWVKGWADYPRMYVGLIILVAFCRTLMVLLFKIRSSLLAWQQNLVRW; via the coding sequence ATGCCTACCGACGTCACGCCCACGGCCGTAACAGCCGCGCACTCCGACGACAACCGTCGCAAACCGGGATCCTCGCCGGCCGTGCGCAAGGAACCAGCACGTCATCGCACCTCTCCGACATCGCTCTGGAGCACGACGGCCCTGTTGCTGTGGCTGGTCTATCTGGTCATCGTCGTCGCCCTCCCAGACGCGGACCTGCTCCGGCGGGCATCAACCACGCCGGTACTCGTCCTCGCCGGCGCCTGGCTGATCGCGCTGCTGGGGTGGGTGGCGGCGGCCCGGAGCCTGCCGGCGTCGTCGGCGGCCAGGTCATTGGCGCACTTCCTGCCCTGGATCAACGCCGCCGGCGTGTGGTTCATTGTCTGGCAGCTGACGACCTCCAAGCTCGGGCTGCTCACACCCCCGTACTTCGCCGCCCCGGAGGTGCTCATCGCCTCCTTCGCCGGCGACTGGAGGCTGCTGCTCAGCTGCCTGGGCGCCTCCGCGCTGCTCTTCGTCATCGGGTACTCGGTGGGGTCGCTACTGGGGTTCCTCACGGGCCTGCTCATGGGCTGGTCGAGGCGCGCCGACTACTGGCTCCACCCGCTCCTGCAGACCATCGGGCCTGTTCCCGCGGCCTCGCTCCTTCCACTGGCGTTGCTGCTGCTTCCGACGACGTACGCCTCCGCGGCCTTCATCGTCGGCTTCGGCGCCTGGTTCCCCATGGCCACCATGACTCGTGCGGGTGTTCGCTCAGTGCGCCGCGACTATATCGACATGGCCCGCACGCTGGGAGCCGATGAGCTCTTCCTCATCAGGCGGGTGGCCGTGCCCTCGGCCCTGCCGGACATGCTCACCGGATTGTTCACGGGTCTGGGAACCTCGCTCGCCGCCCTGATGACGGCCGAGCTGACCGGCGTCGACAAGGGCCTGGCCTGGTACATCAACTGGGTCAAGGGGTGGGCCGACTATCCCAGGATGTACGTGGGACTCATCATCCTGGTGGCCTTCTGCCGCACGCTCATGGTGCTGCTGTTCAAGATCCGCTCCTCGCTGCTGGCATGGCAGCAGAACCTTGTGAGGTGGTGA
- a CDS encoding ABC transporter substrate-binding protein, producing the protein MSKTVPSPSSDSSSSDSGTPEKDEVTAENAAQILAADDDDPSTTDTETPRRSGPSRRTLLTVGGLAAAAVVGAGAYLTIRRTNQGVIGAHEALPLVIGGDICAAPLYAAYHQGFFDDAGLKVTLARTQQTEDTKDGVGAGKYIGAPGIFFSWLEPIYNGLNARLTAGLHAGCLRLVVNNDAPYQSLADLKGTTIGVPSLSSSAFAYFAIGLSEAGINVNPDGGDITWRTVDADSLGTALADGQVDAIMGSDPAPLLPVFNGTARELANNDAEEFCCSVALNGDFVKKQPKEAKALTEAWMKGSAYVPDHIEEIAKLEVDNDYVAADQDVVVRVLKTYGFKASASRFRAAIEPGIEKFKGTGFIQSDVSAQRLTDAVIADLGIKD; encoded by the coding sequence ATGTCGAAGACCGTTCCCTCGCCCTCCTCCGACTCATCCTCGTCAGATTCCGGCACCCCTGAGAAGGACGAGGTCACTGCCGAGAACGCGGCGCAGATTCTTGCCGCGGACGATGATGACCCGAGCACTACGGACACTGAGACCCCTCGCCGCAGTGGGCCGTCCAGACGCACGCTGCTGACGGTCGGCGGTCTGGCCGCCGCCGCGGTGGTCGGCGCCGGTGCGTACCTGACGATCAGGCGCACCAACCAAGGGGTGATCGGGGCCCATGAGGCACTACCGCTGGTGATCGGCGGCGACATCTGCGCCGCGCCGCTGTACGCCGCCTACCACCAGGGCTTCTTCGACGACGCGGGGCTGAAGGTGACGCTCGCGCGCACCCAGCAGACCGAGGACACCAAGGACGGCGTCGGTGCGGGCAAGTACATCGGCGCTCCGGGAATCTTCTTCTCCTGGCTGGAGCCGATCTACAACGGGCTCAATGCCAGGCTTACCGCGGGTCTTCACGCCGGCTGCCTGCGTCTGGTGGTGAACAACGACGCCCCTTATCAGAGCCTGGCCGACCTCAAAGGAACCACGATCGGCGTTCCGTCGCTGTCGTCATCGGCCTTCGCCTACTTCGCGATCGGACTGTCCGAGGCCGGCATCAACGTCAACCCGGACGGAGGCGACATCACCTGGCGCACGGTCGACGCCGACTCCCTGGGGACCGCCCTGGCCGATGGTCAGGTGGACGCCATCATGGGCTCTGATCCCGCACCACTGCTCCCCGTCTTCAATGGCACGGCCCGAGAGCTGGCCAACAACGACGCCGAGGAGTTCTGCTGCTCGGTGGCCCTCAACGGCGACTTCGTCAAGAAGCAGCCCAAGGAGGCCAAGGCCCTGACGGAGGCGTGGATGAAGGGCTCGGCCTACGTGCCGGACCACATCGAGGAGATCGCCAAGCTCGAGGTCGACAACGACTACGTCGCCGCGGACCAGGACGTCGTCGTCCGGGTGCTCAAGACCTACGGGTTCAAGGCCTCGGCGTCCAGGTTCCGCGCCGCGATCGAGCCGGGCATCGAGAAGTTCAAGGGAACCGGCTTCATTCAGTCCGACGTCTCCGCCCAGAGGCTGACGGACGCAGTCATCGCCGATCTCGGCATCAAGGACTGA
- a CDS encoding enterochelin esterase domain-containing protein, with protein MTPSWWPQRPDDDALSAAAASGTPVLGRTRLVDGVAMREATFLWQDDRQHGPSPSVLIHLNTLTDNHRTHIAPALATRVPSTRWWALHVLLPEDGLVGYRIVVTRDPLPDDAGARRECWKQVHARGCPDAFSPHRLHDGFGFVSTLWEGPGALTHREWAVARPESGAVTGDGGYGCGVELGGVALDGFDASGDVPRRVTLWRRSSVAGSPGAGAGEEQGGERGLLVLLDGEIWRRHDVVRRLGARAALWDLLLIDSGDLAMRARDLGDPHRSRELLTRCIEAAQSDRPRWSPQRVVVAGQSLGGVAAADLALHRPHIAGRAIAQSASFWLGSGLRGEGEGALLAWLRRRAGQEPSEPLSARLVVQCGVHEGVLRQGAHAFAELLAAEGALIEYREERGGHDYAWWRHGLSRGLDAHEQDIRPKL; from the coding sequence GTGACTCCGTCCTGGTGGCCGCAGCGGCCCGACGACGACGCCCTGTCGGCCGCAGCGGCCAGCGGCACCCCGGTACTGGGGCGGACCCGCCTCGTTGACGGCGTCGCGATGCGTGAGGCGACCTTCCTGTGGCAGGACGACCGGCAGCACGGCCCCAGTCCCAGCGTTCTCATCCATCTCAACACGCTGACGGACAACCATCGCACCCATATCGCGCCGGCGCTCGCCACCCGGGTTCCCTCGACCCGCTGGTGGGCGCTTCACGTCCTGCTGCCGGAGGACGGCCTTGTGGGCTACCGGATCGTTGTGACTCGTGACCCGTTGCCCGATGACGCCGGGGCCCGGCGGGAGTGCTGGAAGCAGGTTCATGCCCGAGGGTGTCCCGATGCCTTCAGTCCGCATCGCCTGCACGACGGATTCGGATTCGTCTCCACCCTGTGGGAGGGGCCGGGGGCGCTCACCCACCGGGAGTGGGCGGTGGCACGGCCTGAGAGCGGTGCGGTAACCGGCGACGGAGGCTATGGGTGCGGTGTTGAGCTCGGTGGGGTGGCGCTCGATGGCTTCGATGCCTCCGGCGACGTCCCGCGGCGGGTCACTCTGTGGCGGAGGAGCTCCGTCGCCGGAAGTCCGGGAGCCGGGGCAGGGGAGGAGCAGGGCGGAGAGCGCGGGTTGCTGGTTCTGCTCGACGGTGAGATCTGGCGTCGTCACGACGTCGTGCGCCGGCTTGGCGCCCGGGCGGCTCTTTGGGACCTGCTGCTCATCGACTCCGGGGACCTGGCCATGCGTGCGCGTGACCTGGGGGATCCGCACCGCAGCAGGGAGCTGCTGACCCGGTGCATTGAGGCGGCTCAGAGTGACCGGCCGCGGTGGAGTCCCCAAAGGGTGGTGGTGGCCGGTCAGTCGCTGGGTGGCGTGGCGGCAGCGGATCTTGCCCTGCACCGGCCCCATATCGCCGGCCGAGCCATTGCCCAGTCGGCGTCCTTCTGGCTGGGGTCGGGGCTGCGAGGCGAGGGCGAGGGGGCGCTTCTGGCGTGGCTGCGCCGCCGGGCCGGTCAGGAGCCGTCTGAACCGCTGTCGGCGCGGCTGGTGGTTCAGTGCGGGGTGCATGAGGGCGTTCTGCGGCAGGGTGCGCACGCGTTTGCGGAGCTTCTTGCGGCCGAGGGGGCTCTGATCGAGTACCGCGAGGAGCGCGGTGGCCACGACTACGCCT